The sequence below is a genomic window from Brachyhypopomus gauderio isolate BG-103 chromosome 5, BGAUD_0.2, whole genome shotgun sequence.
ATAATGGGGAATGTTTCAAGGGATCTGTTTAATCAATGTTTAACCAAGCTACTAATTATTAATTCTACTTCATTGCAGCATTCAGTTAAATCTGACTTGGTTGTTTAGTACTCTGCTATTTTGGGCAGGCACAAAAAATAAAGGACATTTGTCATTTTCTCCACTTTTCAAACCAATGTGCTTTTACAGTTTTTCACAAGAAATTGAATTTTTTCATCAGAAAGTCCGTGGATATATTTTGAATACTAAAACATGGCTTATGGAACATTGTCAATGCAATTTTGGTCAAATAAAACCCCAGTTTCAAAAAGATTGCTTTGTTGATTTTGAGCACCATGTGTTTATTGGGATTAATAAGTGCTCTGTGGTATAAAGGTCTCATGAACATGTTTTAATGTGATCTTGATGTTTGTTTTCCCTTTGGTCATCTGCATTTTAGAAAATGTGTTCAAATGTGCATTTAATCCCCCTGTGCCCAGTCCACGCAATGTCAAGATCATGTTGAATGAGGGAAAGAGACATACTGTCATTATCATTATAAAGTGCCTTTGAGACATTGTAATTTCGATAAGAAAAAGGTAGGATTTCCCCTTTCACTTTATAATCTTGTTATTAAGCTGCCCCTTAGGTGTTCAAAATACATATTGGTCAGGCTTAAACACTTTTTATGAATTAAATACAGAATGTCAAAATATGGGCATATTGCAAAATACGTCCACCCTGTCGGGGATAAATGTAAGCTTCAGCTATatgttttttattaaatataataaaaccagggttcccacaccttcgttaacatcaaattcaaggactgcacctggcaccatttacctactgttacccctgaatatgttgtcaaaaaaccatgttaattcaatgcaaattcaaaagaccgaaagccatttcaagccatgcatcctgaaatgttctgtgcatgacattaagcgctgattaaacaaaaacttaattcacactcaacatgactggcaatttagcagtgGAGAAGGTGACATTCATGTAGAGCggctacacatacgttaactacatacaggaaacactagctttcagtgctgaacaaacaaaaatttCTCTACAGTAGAATGTAAAgaccaaacttttgcaaagtaaaagtcagcataggccctgtagaatcaatataattttaaatgaacttgtgctggcaaaaaaATGATACGTtgacaaataataacaataatacacatatgcatatacacatacagtgcatacataaaacagagagcaaagccatataatgagattagaatagatttctagagaaatttggtgtgagatgtttctagcattttccaagttttttaatctacttaatgaagagtaatgtgaatttaattcattcataaagagaaaagaaggcttttaaccactccacttactgtagtgaatgtggtattttgctaaaagtacgactacatttatggcatcagagaaatccgaacttaagttttccgcataaagtaaaatggtatcaaaagaaagaatgttaagtttgagattaatcgagtttctagtgtccatgctaaaactttgtgaatgttgacatgaaaaaacaaatgctcctggaattcattttctgacttacaaaaggtacatgaatccacataatgtttaaatcttctttcaagaaacatggctacaggatatatcttatttattaccttatttattattttgaaatgagtctcttttactttagaagatataggccatttgacaagccattgtggttttataatttgtattaggatgtttcttgaaagaatctctattacatcttttgtctcataccatcagtgataatcttgttattacacttgaagtcaactaagttagtcattcacttttaacacgggcatcgaaacagtcaactctgaatataaaatgacatttttgattaattgaattaatgctaaaggaatcactttgcagactcttaaaatctttataacaactatcatatcagatcatatttttcaactgtgacgggcagggtgagcgaaataaaatggaagcgatcacgccaagtctcagggaaaaagaatggtttaatatagaaagtgcacaaaccaaaaacccgtgacatgatccgaaataaggatataatgaccagcagtcaactggtacaaagacaagacatatatagaccaacaaacgaccctcaggtgagacggatcatgggctccgcccacctgagggacgcacactaCGCAACGattacaggacagctgccgctgtagacgggacAACCAGTAGGGAGTGTCCTCTTCTAGTTAATACATTTCAGATAATGGGAAAAGTCTTTGGGAAATACTAAAATTAGAATAAAATTACAGCTCATCTACAGCGATGGCCATAGgtctttgttgtttttaaaataaaatgacaaaaacaaatataaCTAGCAAAACTTTTTAATGGTTTTGTTTGGTCATCATTTGGACATCAGGAAATCACACACAGGGTTACTTTATATTCAATACATATTTAGTTTTTTTCATTAAACTTAAATTTGACAGAGTGGACATCAGCACGATAGGGTGGAAAATTACATGACAGGGTGGACAAATGCAATTCATTAAGTAcagaaaaacattaaaaaggATGAGTTAGGTACAAACTACTCAGTTAATTCATACACCAACATCAGAACACATATGCTTCTCAACATAACATCAAAACAGAACATCAAAAAACATCTAGCGTAGGCCTACTCAACAGAACATTAGGACACGTATCTAGGTCTACTGTAATTGGTCCTCCATGTACTTCCAAACAGATGGCTCAACTGAGAAAGCACGCCTGTTAACAAGTTGTGGTTCCGGCATGAGGCAAAGAATCTGCCAATCCCCATACCAGTTGATGTCATCACGAGGACTTGGCCAACAGAATTTGTTGATTCCTTTGTTGTGCATGCATTTAACTTTCACGCTGTGCTCCTCTACATCAAGAATGATACCAGGGTACCCATCATTGTCGTAGTTGACTACACACCATTCACCAATGTGCTTCTCTTCGATGACTTCTGGCCTCCAACTTTTAATTGGTTCATTCACATGTACTTTTGACTGATCAGATGCCAGCAGGGACACTTTTTGAAGGTTGAAACATGAACAATCCAGGGTGCCTTCCTCCCATTTACAGAGACATGAAATGACCAATGGTCAAATTTTCTTGACCTTTTAGTTTCTCATACAATGTCTGTGCATTCGGAATGTCTTCCCCATGGGCAACAATTTTGTCGGCTGTTCTCTTGAGGGCCCCCCCTACCCCATCTGGAGCCCCCTTCCCATGGCTGGCTTCAAAAAAGTGCCAGGAAATTTGCTTGAATCCATACTTGAAGGGTTCAGTAGAGAGGAGGAAAAAAATTCCCCTTTTGATGGTACTGTGTCGTTGGAGCATCACTAAAAAAATGGAGTGTGCAGACATCAGGATGCTGCTCTCTCACTTGTTTCAGAATGGGGTCGAGGTGGGCCCAGATGGCCACTGGGTCATGTCTCCTGGAGGGTGAGATTGTACAAAAGCTCTGTGGTGCTTGATCACCTTCTAACCTGGAGGTCCCTGGCTCGGGCTGAGTTTCAGGAGTGCTGGGTGGTGTCTCTGACAAAACTATGGCCCTGGACTTTGCTCTGGCTGCTTTTTTTGCCTCTCTCCACTTCTTTCTTTTTGCCCTCTTCTCTCGCTCACTCAGCTCATTAATCCCCTTTTTCTTTctagtgtctctgtccttctTCCACCTGGCCCTCTCTTTTTCAAGATACTGTCTTCTTCTGTCAGGGTCAGCATCACGGCGCTCCCGGTAGCGTTTTGCTATTTCAGCTCCTCTTTGACTCATAACTAAAACAGATGCAGGACACCTTTAAACCAGCAGTCTGACTTCAATTGTTATTGTTAACAAGAGGTGTGtataatgttattttattacgTTATTATTGTCATTATTGTCAAAAAAATATCCACCTGTCCCCCCTGTCATGCATCATGTCCACCCTATCAGGGAAGTATTAATGACAGGGTGGACAACGATAGGGTGGACATTTTCAGCTAAAATTAGCAATTGCTAAACACATGGGGGCCCCTCAGCTAGCAGAGTTAAGAGTAGTGAAGGTGACCTCAAAATAAATATGACAATATTAAAAAATTttgaaaaataatattttttaatatttccCCATGATAGGGTGGACATGTTAAGCTCGACACCATGCAACAAGAAAGACAATATGAAGACAATTGTGAAATTAAGGTGTAAATACTTACTGATAAGGGGTCATATGTGTCAGTCATCACTGAAGATCATCAAAATGGTGGTCGTGATGTCACAGATGACATCAGCTACCGCATTAAAGTACCAGTTACAACATAATGACAGGATGGACACTGATTTGAGAGACATGTATTAAATacttaatatttatattaaatatcTGTTGGACACTACTAGAATTACCCATTTATGAAAGTTCTTGTCAATAATAATAAGACcacaaaaataattttaattttgtttaatttaatgACTTATTATACTCATAGTTGCTCCCACTATTGTGAGAGAGACATGGTAaaatcacctacacacacttaaAGAAAATAGtacaaattaataaaaaataactccAAGATGGTAAATATAGTATAGATATATGTGTTAATGATTATACATTTGTAATAAAAACTCAAAACATCattattttacattaaattgAAAATAAATGTGTGATTCTGACTGGGACCTTGAAAGGCACTTTATAATGATAATGACCCTTCAGTGTATCTGTTGCTCTCATTTAAACCGTACCCACTAATTATTACACTCTAACAGTATTAAAATTAAACATCTACAGGTCTGTTAAAATAATGTTCAATGCCTTTGTTGAAACTATTAAAAGAGCTAAGGACTATTGAGTCAACACTGATTAATGAGGATCATTTTTATGTCGCGGATTACAGGTTCTGCCAAGCCATTTCATGTGAGCTTGTGCACAGCGGATCACGTAAGTTAATTAGCTATTTCCTACTCTAAGATCCTTGTACCTGATTTGACTCACGGTGGGTCTGATAACTATGTGAATTTAATGCACGGGATCCCTTAAGAAGCCCTGGTTTGGAATATCAGCGGACAAACTACAATCCCATAAAGCATATGTGCACCGGAAGTAAAAGATGGCGTTTCCGCCGAAGGGTATGTAGGCGCGATACACCGTCGACAGTCCCTTTTCTGTCTCTGCGAAGTGCGGTGTGGGTCAGCGCACAAGTGAGTGGGGGAAATAATGCTTGAAATTAGCATGTAAACAGCCTAGAACGAACAATTGTCGTGTGGTACATTTTCTCTAACTCTCTGGCAAGATAAACGGATCCGCAGACCTGACGAATGGAGCTCTGTTTAATAAAATACTATTTCTCTCGAGCCCATGTGTGGTCCGGCCACGCTCGCTAGAGACCTGGCTAACCTAACCAGCAGGGTTACAAACGTCTGGGTGTATTTATGTTTTGTCGAGAGCTGTTCGAGTCTGTGTCcgaatataattaatataatcgTTTCGTCTTTAAAAGTTCGTCTTTTGAGATTTCTAGCAAACAGAGGTTTCCGATCGGGTGTCTGGCGAGGCTGCGTTGTGGCCCGGTGTGTCGTGTTTGGTGGACGCTTAGACACGTTTACAAGGACGTGGATGTGAATGGTTTGCTTTGGTTGGTTCAGCAGGCTGTTGGTTAACTGGCCCACAAAGTGTGGGGTTTTGGCGCACACGGAGTCCCTCGCTTGCGTCCATTACTTCCAGTTTTACTCGAAACGTCTAGTCAGTATTTCATGGTGCACAAAACGAAGCAGTCGAGCTTAACTAGTCCGTTTTCGGCTGATAAATTGGACTTATGGCTGGTTGCCGAATTCGCAGGTTTTTTTCGTGAGGGAGTTAATTCGCTCCCGGTTTGGTTCTGATAATTCAACGAAAATTAACATGCGAAACCAAATGCGTTTTCAGCAACTAATTTTACCCGTGTTCGTAACTGGTACGTTTTTCAACAATATTTCGTCTCCTAGATTTATCAATAGAAGAACAAGGCGGATTTCTTTTTCATTCCATAATGAGGCATGATGAGGGAAAGGTTTGTTTAATTGCTTTAAAAAACTTTTACTCAATCCTTCAATCTGATTTTTAAAACAATTTTAAGTTTGGGTGTTTTCTGTACCAGCTGTGCTCAAGCGAGACTAgagtcacatcctcacacacactgttgtcCTGGTGTGCTAATGTTCTCGCAGAACAAACCTTCTCTGCTTAttcattggctgctgcttctgttGCCCAGCCAATCACCAGCTCAGAAACACTTAATACTGTGGTATAAATCGACATTTAAAATACCTTCTGGTACCGGGGGAACTCTAATTCTGAGGGTGCTCTGTCCTCAGGATGGCGGAGTGGGAGACCGCACCAGCGGTGGCTGAGACCCCCGAGATCAAATTGTTTGGGAAGTGGAGCACGGATGATGTCCAGATCAATGACATCTCCCTACAGGTGAGTGAGGCCTCTGAAACGCATTGCAAGTTAAATTGTCTTGCTGTTTTTTCCCTTTGACGCGAGACTAgagtcacatcctcacacactccattgTCCTGGTGTGCTAATGTTCTCGCAGATCAAACCATCTCTGCTTATTCTTTGGCTGCTGCTTTCTGTTGCCCAGCCAATCACCAGCTCTGAAACATTCCTAATAACTTTGAAGCAGCTAAGCGCGTTTCAGCAATTGTGACCTTAGAGattagcagaggtgtcaattccaggttcagagattaaaagtcctcaccaggattttgctcaggcttcctagattgcgttgattccactaattttacctggattgcactaattagaaaatctagcaagcttgagcaaaatcctggtgaggacttactttctgaacctggaattgacacctctggagaTTATGCTCGTCTGTCCAGATAAAGCTTGGGGTTGTAAGAGAGGTGTTCACTCTATAAATATGAAAAGGTAAAAGTGGGTGAGAAGAAAATAGAGCTTAATACATTTTTGAAAAAATGTCCAGACTACATGACTTGACTGTGTGTAATAATCCATTATCATGCCCATAAAGCTGGATTTTTGCCTCCTTTGCTCAGGACTACATTGCCGCTAAGGAGAAGTACGCCAAGTACCTCCCGCACTCTGGGGGGCGCTATGCTGCTAAGCGCTTTCGCAAAGCACAGTGCCCCATTGTGGAGCGCCTGGCCAACTCCATGATGATGCATGGCCGTAACAACGGCAAGAAGCTCCTGACCGTGCGCATCGTCAAACACGCCTTCGAGATCATCCACCTGCTGACTGGCGAGGTCGGAACCCTTCGTGGAGCACATTCCAGACCAAACATGCGTGGTGATGCTAAATgcagtatatatttttatatatttttttaatgatgttAATTGGGTATTTACACAGGCTTTTGGCTAGAGGACATTCTAAGAGAACCATATTGTTCAAACTGAAGAACACAGGTTTCGTGTGTTATATTTGGCAAATTATTCCTTACTGGACATTTTTTGGAAAGATGTAACACAACCATAAATCTGTTCTCAGTTTAATTACCTCAGATGGGGCCTGTTGCTGTTTCACAAGTTGATGCAAATTATTAACTCACTTTGTTAAAGGACGCTCCCTCATTTGATGCGAGACTAGAGTCACATCCTCACATGCAATCCATTGTCCTGGTGTGCTAATGTTCTCGCAGAACAAACCTTCTCTGCTTATTCATTGGCTGCTGCTTTCCATTGCTTAGCCAATCACCAGCTCCGAAAACAACCTTTTCTCTCTGTGACATAGCAAGTTAAGAATGCTTTATGGTTCGTTACtccatatataatatatattagtaGAACTTAGTAGTAAGTGACTTTACAAATGCAGCTGTGGCTGTAATTGTGAATTCATCCAATTTTGATGTTTTTCTTTGCTGTGTTGCAGAACCCCTTGCAGGTGCTGGTGAATGCCATCATCAACAGTGGCCCCCGTGAGGACTCCACCCGTATCGGACGTGCTGGTACAGTAAGGAGACAGGCTGTGGATGTGTCCCCACTCCGCAGGGtcaaccaggtacacacacgcacactcttcACTGCCTTTTATTAAATACAGCATCACCAGTGCATGCACACTTAATTAGGCCATATTCAATAGGCTACTCTTTAGCATTCAAACAAATATAAAACTAAGTGTGTagctttatttaaataaaatgtggctTTTTTTCTTAAGTCAAGTGAAAGTATTATTGTAGAGATTGAATATGCCCCAATTTACTTACTCCATTCAAACAAATATACCCACACCTCTCATTAAAATAGTTGCAAGCCAGTTAGTAAGTGAGGTTAAGTGTAGGAATGCGCAGGGTGGTGAAAGGTTAAtgggtgttctctctctctctgtgtctctctctctctctctctcaggccatCTGGCTGCTGTGTACGGGGGCAAGAGAGGCTGCCTTCAGGAACATTAAAACCATTGCTGAATGTTTGGCTGACGAGCTCATCAACGCTGCAAAGgtaacagaacacacagagctAACCTGACCATGTGCCAGAGATCCTGAAGAGTTcagaagaaaaacacagcatgGTGAAgttcaggggtgcccacaagatttcagcttgcgagctacttataagatgacgaAGTCAAAAAGATCTACCTCGCCtcaagtgtaaattgttgatgggtgtggcgaacgtaatttgtagggatgcaccgattccgatattaatatctgtatcGGTCCCGATATTGGAAAAGATCGgatatcggtgacaatgtgaccgatccataaaaacagatctattcagtctaattctatgcttgtaacgcttttcggagttagttcaaccttaaatatccactctgtcccggatagaagtgaacttggacagtgaACAGGCGaatgaaacacgaagcacacagaggagaggtgaatcactgacccatactcgcgctggtggtattacacttagtccgtttatttgctggttgaccaaaataaacctgggctccagcactacttgactgttcatacatgaactggtgagttgtccaaagctcattgaatgcgttacttacagaaataaaataaaaagcagtggtctgagtcggtctatggcagaaagctaaaaaaacaacaaaactgtattccatacgcgcactcaactcgctcccttaaagagacagtacacatatttctggctgttacaggggtggcgaacgtaaattgttaccggggcggtgtatatatacaaccgttagtgcagatggacgatggcctgtcattcatccactactttgtCATGCGATCTACATGTATGCCCATCgatgtaatgggcacccctggtgaCGTTGATGTCTAATGATCCTGAGGCAAAATACATTTATAGTGCGATGTAGAATTCAGTTTTCTGGTTCAAAACCTCGGACACTGGGATTTTCTTTACAACACCCACATCCATCTTGTTTAGTATTTTGTTGTCTGGATAGAGTAGGTTGAATTCCTAGCAGTCTTAACTGGGATGTGTCCAGAGAGTCGAGCTGCATCTCTCATCATATTGGTGTGCTGCATTCATTGGCTGCTGCTTTATTGCTTAACCAATCAGCAGCTCTGAAAGAGATTCACTCCAGATTTATAATACCCGGAGAATCACTGAGTTGTCTTATCTTCCGAAATGTCTGTGTCCTCAGGGTTCGTCAAACTCTTACGCCATCAAGAAGAAGGATGAACTGGAGAGAGTAGCCAAGTCCAACCGTTAAAATGTCTGTTGCTTTCTACAAAAGAATGAAATAAATTTTAAACAAACTGTATTTGGTTGTTTTGGTCACTTATCTTGGGCCGGATCTGCTCATGTGGACAGTGTGGTTTGAATTGAGGTTCATGATAGAGCCACCATTGCATTGCAAATATCTGGACGTTGGAAAATACTACTGGTGTGCACACAGATTTTAGCGCTATGCCTTACGCCTTCTAGGTGTTCTGAAGTACTTGTATGTTATTCTCTTGAGAGTTAATTCCCA
It includes:
- the LOC143514637 gene encoding small ribosomal subunit protein uS7, which codes for MAEWETAPAVAETPEIKLFGKWSTDDVQINDISLQDYIAAKEKYAKYLPHSGGRYAAKRFRKAQCPIVERLANSMMMHGRNNGKKLLTVRIVKHAFEIIHLLTGENPLQVLVNAIINSGPREDSTRIGRAGTVRRQAVDVSPLRRVNQAIWLLCTGAREAAFRNIKTIAECLADELINAAKGSSNSYAIKKKDELERVAKSNR